From Lagopus muta isolate bLagMut1 chromosome 15, bLagMut1 primary, whole genome shotgun sequence, the proteins below share one genomic window:
- the UBN1 gene encoding ubinuclein-1 isoform X4 — protein MTEPHRVLFTTLHGPLSSSFLKKPRKDDAEQSPEAEQPGETVRLSLTLFEPDHKRCPEFYYPDLLKNSQVKRKGSSGDKRKEPADPFDDEKERHKAEALARKFEEKYGGKRRRKDRFQDLIDMGYGYDESDSFIDNSEAYDELVPASLTTKYGGFYINTGTLQFRQASDSEDEYVKEKKKKSPKKRKLKDGGEKMKKKKKDDSYDKEKKSKKSKFPKAGFTALNASKEKKKKKYSGALSVKEMLRKFQKEKEAQKKKDEEQKVVTPSPAEPQAPREAETMPDPLLSLFGHASDSDLLQAATAMDTLTDLDLERLFNESPEGSPLHDVEDGSNPAGAGLEQDFKQLPSLPEGLPAPLEKRIKELAQAARAAEGEGKQKFFTQDINNIILDIELQTRELNSQIRSGVYTHLAAFLPCSKDTLVKRARKLYLYEQGGRLKEPLQKLKEAIGRAMPEQMAKYQEECQAHTQAKFVKELLCHLVKIKLDGYEYDKNKAQSLEDYVKTFLDGEVKPLWPKGWMQARTLFKESRRVHGHLTSVLAKKKVVAPTKVKGKELSSKPDKKVAVSVPSVHSGNTVALSSESQAGGLNISAQTRELLSLGTAQAANSTATPAAFMDNSLDEDLIHNPTSSLEAVSKELAVLNSRAGGSPDFPLPGAPKAPPEKIPTLASSEEKRTFPKAHPAPTTSSAGSLQSPLNFLAEQALALGQSSQDKKTENSNYKELSCQASPSKILPDMHQAKQKHHSLVRPSHGPQTSTSVPGTQVKVFHSSNQPQKTFTSPAPFAKLQNPKSSSPLPQRSLLQQVKSSTKAQSFHSSATSGSTQNSSSSHKSPGSSSSSLNYTGKHSSSSSTSGQSYKSPFVSGSLSKHGASSSSSSSGASANQGCSSGNLLPSMQTPSSSQASSRPALGSAVKKTPVSQKLTLVAPPGGSNGDSSGGTQGVAKLLTSSLKPAVASSAASSTSVPKGTSGAVLLTSSSSLSVLSPSYKSSNPKLPAALSSTPLGIISPIHTFPLHVISFTSDSSPKAGVSKDAIVTGPAPGTFHHGLGHSLLAGLHSSPHHAAPLPHSALSTHLPQSLPDASQLHGKGSNTQQRKL, from the exons aggaaagaacCTGCTGATCCCTTTGATGATGAAAAGGAGAGACATAAAGCGGAGGCTCTTGCTAGgaagtttgaagaaaaatat GGTGGCAAGAGACGTAGAAAGGACCGTTTTCAGGACTTGATTGATATGGGGTATGGATACGACGAATCTGACTCCTTCATTGATAATTCTGAAGCA TACGATGAGCTCGTTCCGGCTTCTCTTACTACAAAGTATGGAGGGTTTTACATCAACACAGGAACGCTTCAGTTTCGGCAGGCATCTGATTCTGAAGATGAATATGttaaagagaagaagaagaaatctccCAAG AAGCGGAAGCTGAAAGATGGAggtgaaaaaatgaagaagaagaagaaagatgatTCTTatgacaaggagaaaaaatcCAAAAAGTCCAAGTTCCCAAAAGCTGG CTTTACGGCATTAAATGCGAgtaaagagaagaagaagaagaaatactcCGGAGCTCTCAGTGTCAAGGAGATGCTGAGGAAGTttcagaaggagaaggaagctcagaagaaaaaagatgaagagcaGAAAGTGGTGACTCCTTCACCAGCAGAGCCTCAAGCCCCAAGGGAGGCAGAGACGATGCCCGACCCGTTGTTATCACTCTTTGGTCATGCCAGTGACAGCgacctgctgcaggcagctacGGCTATGGACACATTAACTGACCTAGACTTGGAGAGACTCTTCAACGAATCCCCAGAAGGGAGCCCCCTTCACGACGTGGAGGATGGGAGCAATCCTGCTGGGGCAGGCTTAGAACAGGACTTCAAGCAGCTGCCATCCCTCCCGGAGGGGCTGCCGGCCCCTTTGGAGAAGCGTATCAAAGAACTGGCTCAG GCTGCTAGAGCTGCAGAGGGAGAAGGCAagcagaaattcttcactcaggaTATCAACAATATCATACTGGA catagaACTGCAGACCCGGGAGCTGAACAGCCAGATTCGGTCAGGGGTGTACACCCACCTGGCTGCATTCTTGCCTTGCAGTAAGGACACCCTGGTCAAGCGTGCCCGTAAGCTTTATCTGTATGAGCAG GGTGGACGACTGAAGGAGCCTctgcagaagctgaaggaaGCCATTGGTAGAGCCATGCCAGAGCAGATGGCGAAGTACCAGGAGGAATGCCAAGCCCACACTCAGGCCAAATTTGTCAA GGAGCTGCTTTGCCACTTGGTGAAGATTAAATTGGATGGTTATGAGTATGACAAGAATAAGGCTCAGTCTCTGGAGGATTATGTGAAGACCTTCCTAGATGGAGAGGTGAAGCCCCTATGGCCAAAAGGCTGGATGCAGGCCAG GACACTGTTTAAGGAGAGCAGGCGTGTACACGGACACCTCACATCAGTCCT GGCGAAGAAGAAGGTTGTTGCTCCTACTAAGGTAAAGGGGAAG GAACTCTCCTCCAAACCTGATAAAAAGGTGGCTGTTTCTGTCCCATCAGTGCATTCAGGCAACACCGTAGCTCTGTCATCGGAGTCCCAGGCAGGAGGTCTTAACATCAGTGCCCAGACCAGAGAACTCCTGTCCCTTGGGACAGCACAAGCAGCCAACAGCACTGCTACTCCTGCTGCCTTCATGGACAACTCCTTGGACGAAGATTTAATTCATAATCCTACTTCCTCCCTTGAAGCAGTCTCTAAGGAACTGGCTGTGTTGAACAGCAGAGCGGGAGGGAGCCCCGACTTTCCTCTTCCTGGAGCTCCAAAAGCTCCGCCTGAGAAGATTCCAACTCTTGCAtcctcagaagagaagagaacaTTTCCAAAGGCCCACCCTGCCCCTACGACGTCCTCTGCTGGTTCCCTCCAGTCTCCTCTAAATTTCCTGGCTGAACAGGCCCTTGCATTGGGCCAATCTTCTCAAGACAAAAAGACAGAGAACTCTAATTATAAAGAGCTCTCCTGCCAAGCCTCTCCCAGCAAAATCCTTCCTGATATGCATCAGGCTAAACAGAAGCACCACAGCCTGGTCCGACCAAGCCATGGGCCTCAGACCTCCACCTCAGTGCCAGGTACTCAGGTGAAGGTTTTCCACTCGAGCAACCAGCCACAGAAGACTTTCACCTCTCCTGCTCCATTTGCCAAACTGCAGAACCCCAAGTCCTCCTCCCCGTTGCCCCAGCGCTCCCTCCTCCAGCAGGTCAAGTCATCAACCAAAGCCCAGAGCTTCCATTCCTCTGCCACCTCAGGCAGCACCCAAAACTCCAGCAGTTCCCACAAAAGCCCAGGCTCATCTTCATCATCTCTAAACTACACAGGAAAGCACTCAAGCAGCTCTAGCACTTCAGGACAATCCTACAAGTCACCCTTTGTTTCTGGATCACTCTCCAAGCACGGGGCttcttccagcagctcctcatcGGGAGCGTCTGCAAACCAGGGCTGCTCCTCTGGGAACCTGCTGCCCAGCATGCAGACCCCTTCCTCCAGCCAGGCATCCAGCCGGCCGGCCCTGGGCTCTGCAGTGAAGAAGACTCCTGTCTCACAGAAGCTGACTTTGGTGGCACCTCCTGGAGGATCAAATGGAGATTCTAGTGGGGGCACTCAAGGGGTGGCCAAATTGCTGACCTCCTCCCTAAAGCCAGCTGTCGCCAGCAGCGCCGCATCTTCTACCTCTGTGCCG aaaggaactagtggagctgtgctgctaaCCAGTTCTTCCTCCTTAAGTGTACTGTCTCCATCCTACAAGTCCAGCAATCCAAAGTTGCCAGCTGCCCTGAGCTCCACCCCTTTAGGTATTATCTCTCCTATTCATACCTTCCCTCTTCATGTCATCTCCTTCACTTCAGACTCCTCCCCGAAAGCAGGAGTTTCAAAGGATGCAATAGTTACAGGACCTGCTCCAGGAACTTTCCACCATGGCCTTGGCCACA GTCTTCTGGCTGGCTTGCACTCCAGCCCCCACCATGCTGCGCCACTCCCACATTCTGCCCTGTCCACTCATTTACCGCAAAGTCTGCCAG
- the UBN1 gene encoding ubinuclein-1 isoform X6 yields MTEPHRVLFTTLHGPLSSSFLKKPRKDDAEQSPEAEQPGETVRLSLTLFEPDHKRCPEFYYPDLLKNSQVKRKGSSGDKRKEPADPFDDEKERHKAEALARKFEEKYGGKRRRKDRFQDLIDMGYGYDESDSFIDNSEAYDELVPASLTTKYGGFYINTGTLQFRQASDSEDEYVKEKKKKSPKKRKLKDGGEKMKKKKKDDSYDKEKKSKKSKFPKAGFTALNASKEKKKKKYSGALSVKEMLRKFQKEKEAQKKKDEEQKVVTPSPAEPQAPREAETMPDPLLSLFGHASDSDLLQAATAMDTLTDLDLERLFNESPEGSPLHDVEDGSNPAGAGLEQDFKQLPSLPEGLPAPLEKRIKELAQAARAAEGEGKQKFFTQDINNIILDIELQTRELNSQIRSGVYTHLAAFLPCSKDTLVKRARKLYLYEQGGRLKEPLQKLKEAIGRAMPEQMAKYQEECQAHTQAKFVKTLFKESRRVHGHLTSVLAKKKVVAPTKVKGKELSSKPDKKVAVSVPSVHSGNTVALSSESQAGGLNISAQTRELLSLGTAQAANSTATPAAFMDNSLDEDLIHNPTSSLEAVSKELAVLNSRAGGSPDFPLPGAPKAPPEKIPTLASSEEKRTFPKAHPAPTTSSAGSLQSPLNFLAEQALALGQSSQDKKTENSNYKELSCQASPSKILPDMHQAKQKHHSLVRPSHGPQTSTSVPGTQVKVFHSSNQPQKTFTSPAPFAKLQNPKSSSPLPQRSLLQQVKSSTKAQSFHSSATSGSTQNSSSSHKSPGSSSSSLNYTGKHSSSSSTSGQSYKSPFVSGSLSKHGASSSSSSSGASANQGCSSGNLLPSMQTPSSSQASSRPALGSAVKKTPVSQKLTLVAPPGGSNGDSSGGTQGVAKLLTSSLKPAVASSAASSTSVPKGTSGAVLLTSSSSLSVLSPSYKSSNPKLPAALSSTPLGIISPIHTFPLHVISFTSDSSPKAGVSKDAIVTGPAPGTFHHGLGHSLLAGLHSSPHHAAPLPHSALSTHLPQSLPDASQLHGKGSNTQQRKL; encoded by the exons aggaaagaacCTGCTGATCCCTTTGATGATGAAAAGGAGAGACATAAAGCGGAGGCTCTTGCTAGgaagtttgaagaaaaatat GGTGGCAAGAGACGTAGAAAGGACCGTTTTCAGGACTTGATTGATATGGGGTATGGATACGACGAATCTGACTCCTTCATTGATAATTCTGAAGCA TACGATGAGCTCGTTCCGGCTTCTCTTACTACAAAGTATGGAGGGTTTTACATCAACACAGGAACGCTTCAGTTTCGGCAGGCATCTGATTCTGAAGATGAATATGttaaagagaagaagaagaaatctccCAAG AAGCGGAAGCTGAAAGATGGAggtgaaaaaatgaagaagaagaagaaagatgatTCTTatgacaaggagaaaaaatcCAAAAAGTCCAAGTTCCCAAAAGCTGG CTTTACGGCATTAAATGCGAgtaaagagaagaagaagaagaaatactcCGGAGCTCTCAGTGTCAAGGAGATGCTGAGGAAGTttcagaaggagaaggaagctcagaagaaaaaagatgaagagcaGAAAGTGGTGACTCCTTCACCAGCAGAGCCTCAAGCCCCAAGGGAGGCAGAGACGATGCCCGACCCGTTGTTATCACTCTTTGGTCATGCCAGTGACAGCgacctgctgcaggcagctacGGCTATGGACACATTAACTGACCTAGACTTGGAGAGACTCTTCAACGAATCCCCAGAAGGGAGCCCCCTTCACGACGTGGAGGATGGGAGCAATCCTGCTGGGGCAGGCTTAGAACAGGACTTCAAGCAGCTGCCATCCCTCCCGGAGGGGCTGCCGGCCCCTTTGGAGAAGCGTATCAAAGAACTGGCTCAG GCTGCTAGAGCTGCAGAGGGAGAAGGCAagcagaaattcttcactcaggaTATCAACAATATCATACTGGA catagaACTGCAGACCCGGGAGCTGAACAGCCAGATTCGGTCAGGGGTGTACACCCACCTGGCTGCATTCTTGCCTTGCAGTAAGGACACCCTGGTCAAGCGTGCCCGTAAGCTTTATCTGTATGAGCAG GGTGGACGACTGAAGGAGCCTctgcagaagctgaaggaaGCCATTGGTAGAGCCATGCCAGAGCAGATGGCGAAGTACCAGGAGGAATGCCAAGCCCACACTCAGGCCAAATTTGTCAA GACACTGTTTAAGGAGAGCAGGCGTGTACACGGACACCTCACATCAGTCCT GGCGAAGAAGAAGGTTGTTGCTCCTACTAAGGTAAAGGGGAAG GAACTCTCCTCCAAACCTGATAAAAAGGTGGCTGTTTCTGTCCCATCAGTGCATTCAGGCAACACCGTAGCTCTGTCATCGGAGTCCCAGGCAGGAGGTCTTAACATCAGTGCCCAGACCAGAGAACTCCTGTCCCTTGGGACAGCACAAGCAGCCAACAGCACTGCTACTCCTGCTGCCTTCATGGACAACTCCTTGGACGAAGATTTAATTCATAATCCTACTTCCTCCCTTGAAGCAGTCTCTAAGGAACTGGCTGTGTTGAACAGCAGAGCGGGAGGGAGCCCCGACTTTCCTCTTCCTGGAGCTCCAAAAGCTCCGCCTGAGAAGATTCCAACTCTTGCAtcctcagaagagaagagaacaTTTCCAAAGGCCCACCCTGCCCCTACGACGTCCTCTGCTGGTTCCCTCCAGTCTCCTCTAAATTTCCTGGCTGAACAGGCCCTTGCATTGGGCCAATCTTCTCAAGACAAAAAGACAGAGAACTCTAATTATAAAGAGCTCTCCTGCCAAGCCTCTCCCAGCAAAATCCTTCCTGATATGCATCAGGCTAAACAGAAGCACCACAGCCTGGTCCGACCAAGCCATGGGCCTCAGACCTCCACCTCAGTGCCAGGTACTCAGGTGAAGGTTTTCCACTCGAGCAACCAGCCACAGAAGACTTTCACCTCTCCTGCTCCATTTGCCAAACTGCAGAACCCCAAGTCCTCCTCCCCGTTGCCCCAGCGCTCCCTCCTCCAGCAGGTCAAGTCATCAACCAAAGCCCAGAGCTTCCATTCCTCTGCCACCTCAGGCAGCACCCAAAACTCCAGCAGTTCCCACAAAAGCCCAGGCTCATCTTCATCATCTCTAAACTACACAGGAAAGCACTCAAGCAGCTCTAGCACTTCAGGACAATCCTACAAGTCACCCTTTGTTTCTGGATCACTCTCCAAGCACGGGGCttcttccagcagctcctcatcGGGAGCGTCTGCAAACCAGGGCTGCTCCTCTGGGAACCTGCTGCCCAGCATGCAGACCCCTTCCTCCAGCCAGGCATCCAGCCGGCCGGCCCTGGGCTCTGCAGTGAAGAAGACTCCTGTCTCACAGAAGCTGACTTTGGTGGCACCTCCTGGAGGATCAAATGGAGATTCTAGTGGGGGCACTCAAGGGGTGGCCAAATTGCTGACCTCCTCCCTAAAGCCAGCTGTCGCCAGCAGCGCCGCATCTTCTACCTCTGTGCCG aaaggaactagtggagctgtgctgctaaCCAGTTCTTCCTCCTTAAGTGTACTGTCTCCATCCTACAAGTCCAGCAATCCAAAGTTGCCAGCTGCCCTGAGCTCCACCCCTTTAGGTATTATCTCTCCTATTCATACCTTCCCTCTTCATGTCATCTCCTTCACTTCAGACTCCTCCCCGAAAGCAGGAGTTTCAAAGGATGCAATAGTTACAGGACCTGCTCCAGGAACTTTCCACCATGGCCTTGGCCACA GTCTTCTGGCTGGCTTGCACTCCAGCCCCCACCATGCTGCGCCACTCCCACATTCTGCCCTGTCCACTCATTTACCGCAAAGTCTGCCAG
- the UBN1 gene encoding ubinuclein-1 isoform X2 → MTEPHRVLFTTLHGPLSSSFLKKPRKDDAEQSPEAEQPGETVRLSLTLFEPDHKRCPEFYYPDLLKNSQVKRKGSSGDKRKEPADPFDDEKERHKAEALARKFEEKYGGKRRRKDRFQDLIDMGYGYDESDSFIDNSEAYDELVPASLTTKYGGFYINTGTLQFRQASDSEDEYVKEKKKKSPKKRKLKDGGEKMKKKKKDDSYDKEKKSKKSKFPKAGFTALNASKEKKKKKYSGALSVKEMLRKFQKEKEAQKKKDEEQKVVTPSPAEPQAPREAETMPDPLLSLFGHASDSDLLQAATAMDTLTDLDLERLFNESPEGSPLHDVEDGSNPAGAGLEQDFKQLPSLPEGLPAPLEKRIKELAQAARAAEGEGKQKFFTQDINNIILDIELQTRELNSQIRSGVYTHLAAFLPCSKDTLVKRARKLYLYEQGGRLKEPLQKLKEAIGRAMPEQMAKYQEECQAHTQAKFVKMLEEEKDKEQQDRVCSDDDEDDEKGGKRVTGPRKKFQWNDEIRELLCHLVKIKLDGYEYDKNKAQSLEDYVKTFLDGEVKPLWPKGWMQARAKKKVVAPTKVKGKELSSKPDKKVAVSVPSVHSGNTVALSSESQAGGLNISAQTRELLSLGTAQAANSTATPAAFMDNSLDEDLIHNPTSSLEAVSKELAVLNSRAGGSPDFPLPGAPKAPPEKIPTLASSEEKRTFPKAHPAPTTSSAGSLQSPLNFLAEQALALGQSSQDKKTENSNYKELSCQASPSKILPDMHQAKQKHHSLVRPSHGPQTSTSVPGTQVKVFHSSNQPQKTFTSPAPFAKLQNPKSSSPLPQRSLLQQVKSSTKAQSFHSSATSGSTQNSSSSHKSPGSSSSSLNYTGKHSSSSSTSGQSYKSPFVSGSLSKHGASSSSSSSGASANQGCSSGNLLPSMQTPSSSQASSRPALGSAVKKTPVSQKLTLVAPPGGSNGDSSGGTQGVAKLLTSSLKPAVASSAASSTSVPKGTSGAVLLTSSSSLSVLSPSYKSSNPKLPAALSSTPLGIISPIHTFPLHVISFTSDSSPKAGVSKDAIVTGPAPGTFHHGLGHSLLAGLHSSPHHAAPLPHSALSTHLPQSLPDASQLHGKGSNTQQRKL, encoded by the exons aggaaagaacCTGCTGATCCCTTTGATGATGAAAAGGAGAGACATAAAGCGGAGGCTCTTGCTAGgaagtttgaagaaaaatat GGTGGCAAGAGACGTAGAAAGGACCGTTTTCAGGACTTGATTGATATGGGGTATGGATACGACGAATCTGACTCCTTCATTGATAATTCTGAAGCA TACGATGAGCTCGTTCCGGCTTCTCTTACTACAAAGTATGGAGGGTTTTACATCAACACAGGAACGCTTCAGTTTCGGCAGGCATCTGATTCTGAAGATGAATATGttaaagagaagaagaagaaatctccCAAG AAGCGGAAGCTGAAAGATGGAggtgaaaaaatgaagaagaagaagaaagatgatTCTTatgacaaggagaaaaaatcCAAAAAGTCCAAGTTCCCAAAAGCTGG CTTTACGGCATTAAATGCGAgtaaagagaagaagaagaagaaatactcCGGAGCTCTCAGTGTCAAGGAGATGCTGAGGAAGTttcagaaggagaaggaagctcagaagaaaaaagatgaagagcaGAAAGTGGTGACTCCTTCACCAGCAGAGCCTCAAGCCCCAAGGGAGGCAGAGACGATGCCCGACCCGTTGTTATCACTCTTTGGTCATGCCAGTGACAGCgacctgctgcaggcagctacGGCTATGGACACATTAACTGACCTAGACTTGGAGAGACTCTTCAACGAATCCCCAGAAGGGAGCCCCCTTCACGACGTGGAGGATGGGAGCAATCCTGCTGGGGCAGGCTTAGAACAGGACTTCAAGCAGCTGCCATCCCTCCCGGAGGGGCTGCCGGCCCCTTTGGAGAAGCGTATCAAAGAACTGGCTCAG GCTGCTAGAGCTGCAGAGGGAGAAGGCAagcagaaattcttcactcaggaTATCAACAATATCATACTGGA catagaACTGCAGACCCGGGAGCTGAACAGCCAGATTCGGTCAGGGGTGTACACCCACCTGGCTGCATTCTTGCCTTGCAGTAAGGACACCCTGGTCAAGCGTGCCCGTAAGCTTTATCTGTATGAGCAG GGTGGACGACTGAAGGAGCCTctgcagaagctgaaggaaGCCATTGGTAGAGCCATGCCAGAGCAGATGGCGAAGTACCAGGAGGAATGCCAAGCCCACACTCAGGCCAAATTTGTCAA AATgctggaagaggaaaaggacaaaGAGCAGCAAGATCGAGTTTGCTCTGATGATGATGAGGATGATGAAAAGGGAGGGAAACGCGTCACGGGACCACGAAAGAAATTTCAATGGAATGATGAAATAAG GGAGCTGCTTTGCCACTTGGTGAAGATTAAATTGGATGGTTATGAGTATGACAAGAATAAGGCTCAGTCTCTGGAGGATTATGTGAAGACCTTCCTAGATGGAGAGGTGAAGCCCCTATGGCCAAAAGGCTGGATGCAGGCCAG GGCGAAGAAGAAGGTTGTTGCTCCTACTAAGGTAAAGGGGAAG GAACTCTCCTCCAAACCTGATAAAAAGGTGGCTGTTTCTGTCCCATCAGTGCATTCAGGCAACACCGTAGCTCTGTCATCGGAGTCCCAGGCAGGAGGTCTTAACATCAGTGCCCAGACCAGAGAACTCCTGTCCCTTGGGACAGCACAAGCAGCCAACAGCACTGCTACTCCTGCTGCCTTCATGGACAACTCCTTGGACGAAGATTTAATTCATAATCCTACTTCCTCCCTTGAAGCAGTCTCTAAGGAACTGGCTGTGTTGAACAGCAGAGCGGGAGGGAGCCCCGACTTTCCTCTTCCTGGAGCTCCAAAAGCTCCGCCTGAGAAGATTCCAACTCTTGCAtcctcagaagagaagagaacaTTTCCAAAGGCCCACCCTGCCCCTACGACGTCCTCTGCTGGTTCCCTCCAGTCTCCTCTAAATTTCCTGGCTGAACAGGCCCTTGCATTGGGCCAATCTTCTCAAGACAAAAAGACAGAGAACTCTAATTATAAAGAGCTCTCCTGCCAAGCCTCTCCCAGCAAAATCCTTCCTGATATGCATCAGGCTAAACAGAAGCACCACAGCCTGGTCCGACCAAGCCATGGGCCTCAGACCTCCACCTCAGTGCCAGGTACTCAGGTGAAGGTTTTCCACTCGAGCAACCAGCCACAGAAGACTTTCACCTCTCCTGCTCCATTTGCCAAACTGCAGAACCCCAAGTCCTCCTCCCCGTTGCCCCAGCGCTCCCTCCTCCAGCAGGTCAAGTCATCAACCAAAGCCCAGAGCTTCCATTCCTCTGCCACCTCAGGCAGCACCCAAAACTCCAGCAGTTCCCACAAAAGCCCAGGCTCATCTTCATCATCTCTAAACTACACAGGAAAGCACTCAAGCAGCTCTAGCACTTCAGGACAATCCTACAAGTCACCCTTTGTTTCTGGATCACTCTCCAAGCACGGGGCttcttccagcagctcctcatcGGGAGCGTCTGCAAACCAGGGCTGCTCCTCTGGGAACCTGCTGCCCAGCATGCAGACCCCTTCCTCCAGCCAGGCATCCAGCCGGCCGGCCCTGGGCTCTGCAGTGAAGAAGACTCCTGTCTCACAGAAGCTGACTTTGGTGGCACCTCCTGGAGGATCAAATGGAGATTCTAGTGGGGGCACTCAAGGGGTGGCCAAATTGCTGACCTCCTCCCTAAAGCCAGCTGTCGCCAGCAGCGCCGCATCTTCTACCTCTGTGCCG aaaggaactagtggagctgtgctgctaaCCAGTTCTTCCTCCTTAAGTGTACTGTCTCCATCCTACAAGTCCAGCAATCCAAAGTTGCCAGCTGCCCTGAGCTCCACCCCTTTAGGTATTATCTCTCCTATTCATACCTTCCCTCTTCATGTCATCTCCTTCACTTCAGACTCCTCCCCGAAAGCAGGAGTTTCAAAGGATGCAATAGTTACAGGACCTGCTCCAGGAACTTTCCACCATGGCCTTGGCCACA GTCTTCTGGCTGGCTTGCACTCCAGCCCCCACCATGCTGCGCCACTCCCACATTCTGCCCTGTCCACTCATTTACCGCAAAGTCTGCCAG